The sequence GCAGGAGCGTGCCGGGATAGGAGACGAGCGCGGACTCCAGCTGCTCGATGGCCGCCAGGTCCAGGTGGTTGGTCGGCTCGTCGAGGACGAGGAGGTTCACTCCCCGGGCCTGGAGCAGCGCGAGTGCGGCCCGGGTCCGCTCCCCGGGTGACAGGGTCGCGGCCGGGCGCAGCACGTGCGCCGCGCGCAGCCCGAACTTGGCGAGCAGCGTGCGCACGTCGGCGGGGGCCATGTCCGGCACGGCGGCGCCGAAGGCGTCCAGCAGCGGTTCGCCGCCGAGGAACAGCCCGCGGGCCTGGTCCACCTCGCCGACGACCACACCCGAGCCGAGCGAGGCGTTCCCCTCCTCCAGCGGGAGCCGCCCCAGGAGCGCGGCCAGGAGCGTGGACTTGCCCGAGCCGTTGGCCCCGGTGATCGCCACCCGTTCGGCCCAGCCGATCTGCAGGTCCGCCGGGCCGAGGGTGAAGCCGCCGCGCCGGACGACCGCTCCGCGAAGGGTGGCGACGACCGCCCCCGCCCGCGGGGCGACAGCGATCTCCATCCGGAGCTCCCACTCCTTGCGGGGCTCCTCGACCTCCTCCAGCCGCTCGATCATCCGCTCGGTCTGGCGGGCCTTGGCGGCCTGCTTCTCGGTCGCCTCGGTACGGAAGTTCCGGCCGACCTTGTCGTTGTCGCTCGCCTTGCGCCGCGCGTTCTTGACGCCCTTCTCCATCCAGGCGCGCTGCATCCCGGCCCGCTGCTTGAGCGAGGCGACGGTGCCGGCGTACTCCTCGTACTCGTCGCGGGCGTGCTGCCGGGCCACCTCGCGCTCGGCGAGGTAGGCCTCGTAGCCGCCGCCGTAGATCCCGATCCGCTGCTGGACGAGGTCCAGCTCGACGACCCGGTTGGCCGTCCTGGCGAGGAACTCGCGGTCATGACTGACCAGGACCGTCCCGGCGCGCAGGCCGACGACGAAGCGCTCCAGCCGCTCCAGGCCCTCCAGGTCGAGGTCGTTGGTGGGCTCGTCCAGCAGGAAGACGTCGTAGCGGCTGAGCAGCAGGGAGGCCATTCCCGCCCGCGCCGCCTGGCCGCCGGAGAGCGCCGTCATCGGCCGGTCCAGGTCCACCGCCAGGCCGAGCTCGGCGACGACCTCCTCGGCGCGGTCCTCCAGGTCGGCTCCGCCCAGGGCCAGCCACTTCTCCAGGCCGGCGGCGTAGGCGTCGTCGGCGCCGGGGCGACCCTCGACCAGTCCCTCGGTCGCGGCGTCCAGCTCACGCTGGGCGTCGGCCACCCCGGTCCGCCTGGCCAGGAAGGCCGCGACCGTCTCGTCCGCCCGGCGCTCCCGCTCCTGCGGCAGGTAGCCGACCGCCGCCGAGGGCGGGCTGAGCCGTACGGCACCGTGCTCCGGGGGCAGCAGTCCGGCCATGATCCGCATCAGGGTGGACTTGCCCGCCCCGTTCATCCCGACCAGGCCGATCACATCGCCGGGGGCGACGACCAGGTCCAGTCCGGAGAACAGCGCGCGGTCGCCGTGTCCTGCGGCGAGATCTTTGGCGACGATGGTGGCACTCATGGGGGAAACGGTATCCGGCGACGGGGGCCCGTCCCTCCCACCGGACCCGGTCGTCCGGGATCCGGACTCCGACGTCCGGCAGCCGGACTCCGGCGCCAACCGTATTCCCGACAAATCGGACAGATTTCGAGTCAAGATCCAACAGCGTGGCGTCGCCCTGGCACTGGCGCGACCTGCGGACTCACGGCGAAACGTTACCTTACAGAAATTTTATCCGGCCTTTTTCGAGACTTCAGACAACATTTCTTCCGCCAGACCCGTCTTATAGAGGTGGAAGCGATCACCCCCGATCGCCTCTCACAACGGGGAGAAGGAAAACGTCTTGATGAAACGAATCGCCGTCGGCCTACTGTCCGCAGCTGTGGGCGGCTCGCTGCTCCTGTCCGCCGGTACGGCTTCCGCCGAGCGCACCGCTCTCAGCGTGCGCATCGACAGCGTGAACCCGAACCCGGTCGTCGTCCAGGACGGCGAGGACACGAGGGTCACGATCGAGGTCCGCACCACCGAGGCGACCCGCGTCGAGCTCCGCCTCAAGCCGGTCTCGGACGAGTTCCGGGCGCTGGACGTGCGCGAGCCCAGGATCATCCACGAGGGCGACCTGTGGCGCTTCAGCACGAGCTTCGACGAGGACGACTTCGAGGGCCGCTGGCTGGCGATCGCCGAGGCCTACGACAAGGACGGCAAGAAGGTGACCGACCAGGTCAACTTCTCCGTCAAGCACGAAGAGCAGGAGAAGGCCGACACCCGGCTGACCGGGTTCCGCGCGGACCCGGAGGCGGTCCGCAAGGGACGCTGGGTCTACTTCACCGGCCGCCTCCAGGTCAGCAGGGGTCACGAGTGGCGAGGCGTGAGGGACGAGGAGGTCGAGATCTACTTCCGTCCCCGCGGCTCCAGCGCCTGGAAGTGGGTGACCTCCGCCGACACCGGGTGGAAGGGTTCGTTCCGGGCCAAGGCCCGCGCCTCCAAGAGCGGTGAGTACCGCGCGGTCTTCGACGGCGACGACCGGCTCGAAGACAGCACCAGCCGGTCCGACCGGATCCGGGTCTGGCGCCGGTAGTCCCTCGCGGACGACGCCTGCCCGGACAGGCACATCTCGATGACGCGGAAGCCCAGGGCGACCTGGGCTTCCGTCGTTCTTCCGCAAAAAACCTCGCCTACGCCGACAGATAGGGCATTACTCTCGATAGAAGGATCTTCGCGACTGTTCAGGCGAGGAGGAACATGGCGGAAGAAGAGTGGGTACGGCGGGGAATCGACGTCAACACTCCGAGCGTCGCCAGGCTGTACGACTACTATCTCGGCGGGAAGGACAACTTCGCCGCCGACCGCGCCGCGGCCGAGGAGATCCTCTCGGCCGTCCCCGAGCTGCGCATGGCCGCCCGGGAGAACCGCGCCTTCCTCGGCCGGGCCGTCAGGTTCATGGCGGAGGCGGGGATCGAGCAGTTCCTTGACATCGGCACCGGGCTGCCCACCCGGGGCAACGTCCACGAGGTGGCCCACCAGATCGCACCGGACGCGCGCGTCGCCTACGTCGACAACGACCCCATCGTCCTCGTGCACGCCAGAGCACTCCTCCGCGGAAGCCGGGACGAGGTCCTGGTCGCCTCGGGCGATCTGCGGCAGCCGGAGGAGATCCTCAAATCCCCCGAGATACATGACCATCTCGACTTCTCCAGGCCCATCGCCGTGCTGCTCGTGGCGGTCATGCACTTCATCACCGAGTCCGACGACCCCCGGCGCATCATCGCCACGCTGCGGGACGCCCTGCCGTCCGGCAGCTATCTGGTCCTCTCCCACGGGACCCGCGACTCCCGGGCCGCGGCCGTGGCCAGGGGCACCAAGGTCTACGAGCGGGCCAACTCACCACTCGTCCTCCGCTCACGGCAGGAGATCCTCGAACTGTTCGACGGGTTCGAGCTGGTGGATCCGGGGCTCGTCTGGCTGCCCAGGTGGCGGCCGGAGGGATACCAGCGCCACGACGACCCCGAGCGGACGCTCATCATGTGCGGCGTGGGCAGGAAGGCCTGATGTCCGTCCGCCCCGGACCGGCGCCGCCGCGGCGGCCGCTCCGCCGGCGGACGGCTCGTGACGTCCGCGCCCCCGCCACGCTGACGGGCATGTGGAACACGGTCAGGGAGGCGGCCGGGCGGAACGGGCGCGACCCGGACGAGGCGCGCGCCGTCGTACGGGTCGGCCCGATCGTCGCCCAGCGGATTGCGTTCACGGATGTGATGTACGGGTTCCGCCGGTGGCGGGCGGCGGTAGCTGTGCCCGTTCACCCCGTTCTGCCCCAGTGGGTGTCCATATGTGCGGCGCCGTACCGGGTGGAAGGTCAAAAGCGCAGCGAGAGGTGGGTGGGGTGGCCGAGGACCCGCTCTTTCGTGCGGCGCCATACGGGGTCGCAGGTCAAAAGCACAGCGAGAGGTGACCGGCATCGCCCTCGGCCCCAGCACCGGCACCGGATACCCGTGCACCACGCCACCGGACGTGGCCCCGAGTCCCTCCGCGGGACGGCCGGCCTGTGAGGCGGGTCACGGCTTGATCCCCCGGTCCCTGGGCAGGTGTGCGGGCACACGGACCTGAGGGGGACGGAGAACGATGATGACAGGCGACTTCTACGACTACTTCGAGCTTCTGGACGAGGACGAGAAGGAGATCGTGCTGCGGGTGCGGGAGTTCATGGCCCGGGAGGTCGCGCCCATCGCGGACGAGTCGTGGACCAACGCCCGCTTCCCCCACCAGCTCATCCCCGAGTTCGCGAAGCTGGACATCGCGGGCCTGCCGTACCGGGGGGCGCGGAGCCTGCTGACCGGGTTCCTGGTGCTGGAGATGAACCGGGTGGACCCTTCGATGGGGACGTTCTTCGGCGTGCACAACGGGCTGGCGATGGGGAGCATCGACCGGCTGGGCTCCGACGAGCAGCGGGAGCGGTGGCTGCCGCCGATGGCCGCGATGGAGAAGATCGGGGCGTTCGCCCTGACCGAGCCCGAAGGCGGGTCCGACGTCGCGGCGGGACTGCGCACGACGGCCCGGCGCGAGGGCGACGTGTGGGTGCTCAACGGGGCCAAGAGGTGGATCGGCAACGCCACCTTCGCCGACCTGGTCGTGGTGTGGGCCAAGGACGAGGCCGACGGCCAGGTCAAGGGGTTCGTGGTGGAGAAGGGCACGCCCGGGTTCTCCGCCACGAAGATCGAGAACAAGATCGCGCTGCGGACGGTCCAGAACGCCGACATCACGCTGACGAACTGCCTGGTGCGGGAGGAGAACCGGCTGCGCGACGCCAACGGCTTCCGCGACACCGCGGCGATCCTGCGGCAGACGCGGGGCGGGGTGGCCTGGCAGGCGGTGGGCTGCATGATGGGCGCCTACGAGCTGGCGCTGGAGTACGCCAAGGACCGTGAGCAGTTCGGGCGGCCGATCGCGGGCTTCCAGCTCGTGCAGGACCTGCTGGTGCGGATGCTAGGGAATGTGACCTGCTCCCTGGGCATGGTGGTGCGGCTGGCCCAGCTCCAGGACGCGGGCGTCTACAAGGACGAGCACTCGGCCATGGCCAAGGCCTTCTGCACCGTGCGGATGCGCGAGGCGGTGGGCTGGGGCCGGGAGATCATGGGCGGCAACGGGATCGTGCTCGACTACGGCATGGGCCGGTTCGTGGCCGACTCCGAGGCCATCTACTCCTACGAGGGCACCCGCGAGATCAACAGCCTGATCGTGGGCCGCGCGATCACCGGCGTCGGCGCCTTCGTCTGACGCCGGCCGAGAGAGAAGCCGGGGAGAGCCCGGCCGTTGACGCCGACCGGGAAGGAAGCCCGGAAGAGCCCGGCCGTTGACGCCGACCGGGAAGGAAGCCCGGAAGAGCCCGGCCGTTGACGCCGACCGGGAAGGAAGCCGGGGAGAGCCCGGCCGTTGACGCCGGCCGAGAGGGAAGCCGGGGAGAGCCCGGCCGTGGCCGACCCGGCGGGCTCCACGCCGTTCAGTGGTCGCGGCGGGTGACGAGGCGGGCGAGCGCGCCCAACTCGGCGACCGATCCCGGGACCGTCCCGGCCGACCGCAGGTGGCCCAGCGCCCGCGTCAGCAGCTCGTCGGCCTGCGCCTGGCTCCAGGTGCGCCCGCCCCCGGCGTCGACGAGCCCCGCGGCGTGGACCAGGTCGGCGTCGGACAGGGGGTGTTCTCCGTGGTACAGCCCGGCCAGCTCCCGCCCGGCCGGGGTTGCGGAGCTGAGCGCCGCCACGACCGGAAGGGACTTCTTACGGCTGCGCAGATCCGAGTAGACCGGCTTGCCGGTCACCTCCGGGTCTCCCCAGATGCCCAGGAGATCGTCGACGAACTGGAACGCCAGTCCCAGGTCCCTGCCGAAGGCGTGCAGATGCTCGACCTGCGCCAGGCTGCCACCGCCGAACAGCGCGCCGAGCGCGCAGGCGCACCCCAGCAGGGCGCCCGTCTTGCCCGCCGCCATGCTCAGGCACTCGGCGAGCTCGACGTCCTGGCGCCGCTCGAAGGCGACGTCCGTGTGCTGGCCCTCCAGCAGTTCCTGGATCGCGGCGCTGAAGATCCGCGCCGCCCGCGGGGTGGCCGGATGCCCGCCCGCGGCGAGCACGTCGAAGGCCAGCGTCAGCAGGGCGTCGCCGGCCAGGATCGCCGGGCTGACGCCGAAGACGGTCCAGGCCGTGGGACGGTGGCGGCGGGTCCTGTCACCGTCCATCACGTCGTCGTGCAGGAGGGAGAAGTTGTGCGCCAGCTCGACGGCGACCGCCGCGGGCAACGCGGCGGCGGCGCCTCCCCCCACGACCTCGGCCGCCAGCAGGACCAGGGCGGGACGGATCGCCTTGCCGCCGTCCGCCCCGGCCGGCCGGCCGTGCTCGTCCCACCAGCCGAAGTGGTAGCCGGCGATGCGCCGCATCGACGGGGGCAGCGTGTCGGCCGCCGGGCGCAGTGCGGACTCGACCAGGTCGCGGCTCCAGGCCAGCACCTCCCGCGCCGATCGTCCCTCGGCCGTCACCTCAACCGCGGTCATGTTTCCCGTCTCCTCGCTCTGTGGCCGGACCCGGCGTCTCCGATGACGCCGGGCGCGCTGGGGGCCGGGCCACCGTCCCGGCCCCCAGCGCAAGATCGTGTGCGGCGGCCGTACCGGATCCGGGCGTTCCCCAGCCGGTGAGTTCAGGGGGCCGCATGTGCCCGCGCCCTCAGTGGCCGAGTTCGACGTCTTCGAGGATGCCGAGCGCGTCGGGGACCAGCACGGCGGCGGAGTAGTAGGCGCTGACCAGATAGGAGATGATCGCCTTCTCGCTGATGCCCATGAAGCGGACCGACAGGCTGGGCTGGTATTCGTCCGGGATGCCCGTCTGGTGCAGGCCGACGACCCCCTGGTTGTCCTCCCCGGTCCTCATGGCGAGGATCGACGTGGTGCGGGTGCCGGTGATGGGGATCTTGTTGCAGGAGAAGATCGGGACACCGCGCCAGGCGGGGACCGTGTTCCCTCCGACGTCGATGCCGAGGGGGTAGAGCCCGCGGCGGTTGCACTCCCGGCCGAAGGCGGCGATGGCGTAGGGGTGGGCGAGGATGAACTGCGTGTTCCGCCGGCGGCTGAGCAGCTCGTCGAGGTCGTCGGGGGTGGGCGGCCCGGTCCGCGTGTGGATCCGCTGCTTGAGGTCGGCGTTGTGCAGCAGCCCGAACTCGCGGTTGTTGACCAGCTCGTGCTCCTGCCGCTCGCGCAGCGCCTCGATCGTCAGCCGGAGCTGCTGCTCGATCTGGTCCATCGGGTCGTTGTAGAGATCCGCCACCCGGCTGTGCACGCGCAGCACGGTCTGGGCGACGCTCAGCTCGTACTCGCGGGGAGCGAGCTCGTAGTCGACGAACGTGCCCGGGAGGTCCGTCTCGCCCGCGTGCCCGGCCGCCGTCTCGATGGCCGCCTCGCCGTACTTGTTCTGCGGGCCCTTCGGACCGGCCTGTACGCGGCGCAGGTGGGCCTGGAGCGACTCGGACTGGTCGGTCAGCTCCTGGAACGCCTGGCGGGGCAGGATCATCGCCGTCCCCGCGGTGACCGCCTTGACCGTGAACTCCCAGTCCCCCTGCGGCCCCGCCAGCGTCTCGTCGCCGAAGTGGTCGCCGCCGGCCAGCACTCCCAGGACGACCTGGTCGCCGTAGGGCCCGTTGCCGACCTTGTTGAGCTTGCCGTGCGCGATGAGCACGACCTCGTCGGCCGGCCGGCCCGCCTCCACCAGCACCTCCCCGGGCGAGAACTCCCGCTGCGCGAACCGCTCGCCGAGCGCCTCCAGAACCTCGGGGTCGTCGAAGTGGCGCAGCGTCGGCAGCTCGCCCAGCTCGGCCGGGACCACCTTCACCTGTGACCCCACGGTGGTGAAGCTCACCCGCCCGTCGCCGATGGTGTAGCTCAGCCGCCGGTTCACCCGGTAGGTGCCGCCCGACACCTGCACCCACGGCAGCATCCGCAGCAGCCACCGCGAGGAGATCTCCTGCATCTGCGGCACTGTCTTGGTCGTCGTCGCGAGATTGCGCGCCGCGGCCGTACCGAGACTCAACTGCGTCCTGCCGGCGTCGAACTCCGTCACAACACACCACCTGTTCGCACTCGTGTCGAAAGGGAGAAACTGAAGGTTTGAACCAGGAAATGGGAAGCCATCGGATTGACCGTCGTCAGATCGCCGTACTTTCCCAATTCCGGCACGAAAATCCGGATGCAGACCGCCATCGCGAACAGGGCTAATTTTGGAGTTCAATTAAATAGCCTGTCAAGCATTAAATATGATCAGGTCAAAAGCTGGTATCGCCATTATCGCGAAATGTCAGATTGGAATTAAATGTCATTTTTGTCGGTGATCGCAGGTCTCGACCGGTCTGCTGCCTCGCTTGGCGGTCTGTCCCTCCACGGAGCCGAACGGCCCATGTGCGACCGCCGCCGGGCGGTCTGCCGCTAGGCCGGGGCGAGCAGGGTGGTCAGCAGGTCGTCCAGGCTGACCAGCCCGGCCAGGGTGCCGTCCGCGGCGCGCACGAGCGCGAACTGGCTGTGGGCGGCACGCAGCCGGGCGACCGCATCCGCGATC comes from Streptosporangium roseum DSM 43021 and encodes:
- a CDS encoding ABC-F family ATP-binding cassette domain-containing protein, producing MSATIVAKDLAAGHGDRALFSGLDLVVAPGDVIGLVGMNGAGKSTLMRIMAGLLPPEHGAVRLSPPSAAVGYLPQERERRADETVAAFLARRTGVADAQRELDAATEGLVEGRPGADDAYAAGLEKWLALGGADLEDRAEEVVAELGLAVDLDRPMTALSGGQAARAGMASLLLSRYDVFLLDEPTNDLDLEGLERLERFVVGLRAGTVLVSHDREFLARTANRVVELDLVQQRIGIYGGGYEAYLAEREVARQHARDEYEEYAGTVASLKQRAGMQRAWMEKGVKNARRKASDNDKVGRNFRTEATEKQAAKARQTERMIERLEEVEEPRKEWELRMEIAVAPRAGAVVATLRGAVVRRGGFTLGPADLQIGWAERVAITGANGSGKSTLLAALLGRLPLEEGNASLGSGVVVGEVDQARGLFLGGEPLLDAFGAAVPDMAPADVRTLLAKFGLRAAHVLRPAATLSPGERTRAALALLQARGVNLLVLDEPTNHLDLAAIEQLESALVSYPGTLLLVTHDRRMLDAVHTTRHIHVDAGRISEV
- a CDS encoding SAM-dependent methyltransferase; the protein is MAEEEWVRRGIDVNTPSVARLYDYYLGGKDNFAADRAAAEEILSAVPELRMAARENRAFLGRAVRFMAEAGIEQFLDIGTGLPTRGNVHEVAHQIAPDARVAYVDNDPIVLVHARALLRGSRDEVLVASGDLRQPEEILKSPEIHDHLDFSRPIAVLLVAVMHFITESDDPRRIIATLRDALPSGSYLVLSHGTRDSRAAAVARGTKVYERANSPLVLRSRQEILELFDGFELVDPGLVWLPRWRPEGYQRHDDPERTLIMCGVGRKA
- a CDS encoding acyl-CoA dehydrogenase family protein; translation: MMTGDFYDYFELLDEDEKEIVLRVREFMAREVAPIADESWTNARFPHQLIPEFAKLDIAGLPYRGARSLLTGFLVLEMNRVDPSMGTFFGVHNGLAMGSIDRLGSDEQRERWLPPMAAMEKIGAFALTEPEGGSDVAAGLRTTARREGDVWVLNGAKRWIGNATFADLVVVWAKDEADGQVKGFVVEKGTPGFSATKIENKIALRTVQNADITLTNCLVREENRLRDANGFRDTAAILRQTRGGVAWQAVGCMMGAYELALEYAKDREQFGRPIAGFQLVQDLLVRMLGNVTCSLGMVVRLAQLQDAGVYKDEHSAMAKAFCTVRMREAVGWGREIMGGNGIVLDYGMGRFVADSEAIYSYEGTREINSLIVGRAITGVGAFV
- a CDS encoding family 2 encapsulin nanocompartment cargo protein polyprenyl transferase; this encodes MTAVEVTAEGRSAREVLAWSRDLVESALRPAADTLPPSMRRIAGYHFGWWDEHGRPAGADGGKAIRPALVLLAAEVVGGGAAAALPAAVAVELAHNFSLLHDDVMDGDRTRRHRPTAWTVFGVSPAILAGDALLTLAFDVLAAGGHPATPRAARIFSAAIQELLEGQHTDVAFERRQDVELAECLSMAAGKTGALLGCACALGALFGGGSLAQVEHLHAFGRDLGLAFQFVDDLLGIWGDPEVTGKPVYSDLRSRKKSLPVVAALSSATPAGRELAGLYHGEHPLSDADLVHAAGLVDAGGGRTWSQAQADELLTRALGHLRSAGTVPGSVAELGALARLVTRRDH
- a CDS encoding family 2B encapsulin nanocompartment shell protein → MTEFDAGRTQLSLGTAAARNLATTTKTVPQMQEISSRWLLRMLPWVQVSGGTYRVNRRLSYTIGDGRVSFTTVGSQVKVVPAELGELPTLRHFDDPEVLEALGERFAQREFSPGEVLVEAGRPADEVVLIAHGKLNKVGNGPYGDQVVLGVLAGGDHFGDETLAGPQGDWEFTVKAVTAGTAMILPRQAFQELTDQSESLQAHLRRVQAGPKGPQNKYGEAAIETAAGHAGETDLPGTFVDYELAPREYELSVAQTVLRVHSRVADLYNDPMDQIEQQLRLTIEALRERQEHELVNNREFGLLHNADLKQRIHTRTGPPTPDDLDELLSRRRNTQFILAHPYAIAAFGRECNRRGLYPLGIDVGGNTVPAWRGVPIFSCNKIPITGTRTTSILAMRTGEDNQGVVGLHQTGIPDEYQPSLSVRFMGISEKAIISYLVSAYYSAAVLVPDALGILEDVELGH